The Humulus lupulus chromosome 3, drHumLupu1.1, whole genome shotgun sequence genome window below encodes:
- the LOC133825324 gene encoding uncharacterized protein LOC133825324 — translation MQARFLREGECLEYASKDLEYPSGHFVCEVNQKLNTRDWLQTCHIPLQSVCCPVCGQEEESHTHLFFDCVFSRNVICAVKRWLKGFAWPMQFSQWIKWLALPRDDGFSVVLHASCAAAVYHIWQNRNLCWHDNFCLPVYRIDHLIRFSLKARILNLVGSNCSVREKQMLQFVMNL, via the exons atgcaagcaaggtttttacgtgAAGGTGAATGTTTAGAATATGCAAGCAAGGATTTAGAATATCCATCTGGGCACTTTGTATGTGAAG TAAACCAGAAGTTGAATACCAGGGATTGGTTGCAGACTTGCCATATCCCTCTTCAGTCAGTTTGCTGTCCAGTTTGTGGTCAAGAGGAAGAGTCCCATACTCACTTATTTTTTGATTGTGTCTTCTCCAGAAATGTTATCTGTGCTGTCAAGCGATGGCTTAAAGGTTTTGCTTGGCCGATGCAGTTTAGTCAGTGGATCAAGTGGTTGGCTTTGCCTCGGGATGACGGGTTTTCAGTGGTCCTTCATGCTTCGTGTGCAGCTGCTGTGTATCACATATGGCAGAATAGGAACCTTTGCTGGCATGACAACTTTTGCCTTCCAGTGTATAGGATTGACCATTTGATTAGATTTTCTCTCAAAGCTAGAATTCTGAACTTAGTAGGCAGTAATTGTTCAGTTCGTGAAAAGCAAATGCTTCAGTTTGTAATGAATTTGTAA